A portion of the Krasilnikovia cinnamomea genome contains these proteins:
- the thiC gene encoding phosphomethylpyrimidine synthase ThiC, producing the protein MRRKVYVEGSRPDLRVPFAEVPLTGDNPPVRLYDTSGPGSDPEAGLPPLRGPWIAERGDVAPVAGGGSPLAGRRPTQLAYARAGIVTPEMEFVAIREGVDAEVVREEIAAGRAVLPANVNHPETEPMIIGGRFLVKVNANIGTSAVSSSIAEEVEKLTWATKWGADTVMDLSTGKRIHETREAIVRNSAVPIGTVPIYQALEKVDGDPVQLSWEIFRETVIEQAEQGVDYMTVHAGVLLPYVPLAVNRVTGIVSRGGSIMAAWCLAHHRENFLYENFAELCEILARYDVTFSLGDGLRPGSIADANDEAQFAELRTLGELTKIAWAHDVQVMIEGPGHVPMHKIKENVDLQQELCDGAPFYTLGPLTTDIAPAYDHITSAIGAAMIGMFGTAMLCYVTPKEHLGLPNRDDVKAGVIAYKIAAHAADLAKGHAGAQEWDDALSKARFEFRWEDQFNLALDPETARAYHDETLPAEPAKTAHFCSMCGPKFCSMKITQELKEYAAKGMQDKSDEFVASGSRVYLPLA; encoded by the coding sequence ATGAGGCGCAAGGTGTACGTCGAAGGCTCCCGCCCGGACCTGCGGGTGCCGTTCGCCGAGGTGCCACTGACCGGCGACAACCCGCCCGTCCGGCTGTACGACACGTCCGGGCCAGGCAGCGACCCCGAGGCCGGGCTGCCGCCGCTGCGCGGGCCGTGGATCGCCGAGCGCGGCGACGTGGCGCCCGTGGCGGGCGGCGGCAGCCCCCTCGCGGGACGGCGGCCGACCCAGCTGGCGTACGCCCGCGCCGGGATCGTGACCCCGGAGATGGAGTTCGTGGCGATCCGCGAGGGGGTCGACGCCGAGGTGGTGCGCGAGGAGATCGCGGCGGGACGGGCCGTGTTGCCCGCCAACGTCAACCACCCCGAGACCGAGCCGATGATCATCGGCGGGCGCTTCCTCGTGAAGGTGAACGCGAACATCGGCACGTCGGCCGTCAGCTCCTCGATCGCCGAGGAGGTGGAGAAGCTGACCTGGGCCACCAAGTGGGGCGCGGACACCGTCATGGACCTGTCCACCGGCAAGCGCATCCACGAGACCCGCGAGGCGATCGTGCGCAACTCGGCCGTACCGATCGGCACCGTGCCGATCTACCAGGCCCTGGAGAAGGTCGACGGCGACCCGGTCCAGCTGAGCTGGGAGATCTTCCGGGAGACCGTGATCGAGCAGGCCGAGCAGGGCGTCGACTACATGACCGTGCACGCCGGGGTGCTGCTGCCGTACGTGCCGCTGGCGGTCAACCGGGTCACCGGCATCGTGTCGCGCGGCGGGTCCATCATGGCCGCGTGGTGCCTCGCGCACCACAGGGAGAACTTCCTGTACGAGAACTTCGCCGAGCTGTGCGAGATCCTGGCCCGCTACGACGTCACGTTCTCGCTGGGCGACGGGCTGCGCCCCGGGTCGATCGCGGACGCCAACGACGAGGCCCAGTTCGCGGAACTGCGTACGCTCGGGGAGCTCACCAAGATCGCGTGGGCACACGACGTGCAGGTGATGATCGAAGGGCCGGGCCACGTGCCCATGCACAAGATCAAGGAGAACGTGGACCTCCAGCAGGAGCTGTGCGACGGGGCCCCGTTCTACACGCTCGGGCCGCTGACCACCGACATCGCGCCCGCGTACGACCACATCACCTCGGCCATCGGGGCGGCGATGATCGGCATGTTCGGCACCGCGATGCTCTGCTACGTCACGCCGAAGGAGCACCTCGGGCTGCCGAACCGTGACGACGTCAAGGCGGGGGTGATCGCGTACAAGATCGCGGCGCACGCCGCCGACCTCGCCAAGGGGCATGCGGGAGCCCAGGAGTGGGACGACGCGCTGTCCAAGGCGCGGTTCGAGTTCCGCTGGGAGGACCAGTTCAACCTGGCGCTCGACCCGGAGACCGCGCGGGCGTACCACGACGAGACGCTGCCGGCCGAGCCCGCCAAGACGGCGCACTTCTGCTCGATGTGCGGGCCGAAGTTCTGCTCCATGAAGATCACCCAGGAGCTGAAGGAGTACGCCGCCAAGGGCATGCAGGACAAGAGCGACGAGTTCGTCGCCTCCGGTAGCCGGGTCTACCTGCCGCTGGCCTGA